Proteins from one Candidatus Thorarchaeota archaeon genomic window:
- a CDS encoding tetratricopeptide repeat protein has product MQYSKHIRGCDLTVKRVGAMIEDPSWEEEPVKGNRSTKSAVRTILVVAAVVFVGGLMVGLLGGLGVLVIPASSVITFTVLLVAVLACCSTITRLFQMSKRMPLYSEMEARFEQGKMLFDNGEWAQSLEIFLELAGPKKDHKRALYYAARCYENLEQWSQAKEHYRLYLKLQPKDKEVWQSLAKAHRKMFEYEQADEADRIAARLR; this is encoded by the coding sequence ATGCAGTACTCGAAGCACATAAGAGGATGCGACCTTACGGTGAAGCGCGTGGGCGCAATGATAGAAGACCCCTCATGGGAAGAAGAACCAGTGAAGGGAAACAGAAGCACCAAGTCGGCCGTCAGGACCATCTTGGTAGTCGCTGCTGTTGTGTTTGTGGGTGGGCTGATGGTGGGGCTTCTCGGAGGGCTTGGAGTTCTCGTTATTCCTGCATCGAGCGTAATCACTTTCACAGTGCTTCTGGTAGCGGTACTGGCATGTTGTTCAACAATTACGAGACTCTTCCAGATGTCAAAGAGGATGCCACTGTACAGCGAGATGGAAGCGAGGTTCGAACAAGGCAAGATGTTGTTCGACAATGGGGAGTGGGCTCAGTCGCTGGAGATCTTTCTAGAACTGGCAGGACCAAAGAAAGACCACAAGCGAGCGCTGTACTACGCGGCCAGATGCTACGAGAACCTTGAACAGTGGTCGCAGGCCAAGGAGCACTACAGGTTGTACCTCAAGCTTCAACCTAAGGACAAGGAAGTCTGGCAGTCTCTTGCGAAGGCTCATCGAAAGATGTTCGAGTATGAGCAGGCAGACGAGGCGGATCGGATAGCGGCCCGTCTGAGGTAG
- a CDS encoding tetratricopeptide repeat protein: protein MRVSYHRQIVDAVKKIEAGHLEDAVLVLQEFLTEYPESIEGWYNLGYALSMLSRNEEALKAYDEALAIDNMVFEVWFNKGTLLYEMRDFKAAMECYKHALEINPEDAEAWNNLGNCHSRMAEGRKAIEAYTRAVALKPDYAEALYNKANAHYIEGEHEHAVAYGELAMQLDPRLSRLVLEWIDLARCALDAERREEEYRRQRKTGSDGDLRVDDS from the coding sequence ATGCGAGTCTCTTATCACCGCCAGATTGTGGATGCAGTGAAGAAGATAGAGGCGGGGCATCTGGAGGACGCGGTCCTTGTCCTTCAGGAGTTCCTCACCGAGTACCCCGAGTCCATCGAAGGATGGTACAACCTGGGCTACGCCCTCTCGATGCTGTCCAGAAACGAAGAGGCTCTCAAGGCGTATGATGAGGCTCTTGCGATAGACAACATGGTGTTTGAGGTCTGGTTCAACAAGGGCACACTGCTATACGAGATGCGGGATTTCAAAGCCGCCATGGAGTGCTACAAGCATGCCTTAGAGATAAACCCTGAAGACGCAGAGGCATGGAACAACCTCGGCAACTGTCATTCGAGAATGGCAGAGGGTAGAAAGGCCATTGAGGCCTACACGAGGGCAGTGGCTCTGAAACCTGACTATGCAGAGGCACTCTACAACAAGGCGAACGCACACTATATTGAGGGCGAACATGAACATGCAGTCGCTTACGGAGAGCTGGCAATGCAGCTGGACCCGAGGCTGTCAAGACTTGTGCTAGAGTGGATAGACTTGGCGCGCTGTGCACTTGATGCAGAGCGGAGGGAAGAGGAGTATCGAAGACAGCGCAAGACCGGGAGTGACGGAGACTTGCGGGTCGATGATTCCTGA
- a CDS encoding MFS transporter, with product MKATHASYFVLTACTLTHFMHHLYTGVLSPFLPLIRDELSLSLTEAGLATSAAVFTMTITHLLVGVLADKGWREIFISATVLFASVVVYLTSFATTFLYLLTCQLLLGISSAGYHPCAFPILADHFPREDRAKATGIQAMGGLLGTAVVPGLGVFMLALVGTWQNSLSVLAIVGFLLVIPVFMMIRGEDKSCYWKTQEDGERDGEQGWTRNFVLLVILAGLRSIPFRCTSLLMPLYLVVSYGYSPLWAGSLTSLMLGSGLVAEILSSPVSDRTRRTPHIILSSALMTPCLLLLNMSLEPVVLAAVLIGVGFFYYWGVPANAAFETEVSPKNAKGTAFGLLFSFGAFPGAVAPTVFGYLGDVYGLQASVLFLASTTALAAVVAALLREERGPLK from the coding sequence GTGAAGGCCACACACGCGTCATACTTCGTTCTCACAGCTTGCACACTCACACACTTCATGCACCACTTGTACACTGGTGTTCTGTCGCCCTTCCTGCCTCTCATACGTGACGAGCTCTCTCTGTCCCTAACCGAGGCAGGGCTTGCTACGAGCGCAGCAGTGTTCACAATGACAATTACCCACCTTCTGGTGGGAGTCTTGGCCGACAAGGGCTGGAGAGAGATCTTCATCTCTGCAACGGTGTTGTTCGCATCTGTCGTGGTGTATCTGACGTCTTTCGCCACGACATTCCTGTATCTATTGACCTGTCAGCTTCTCCTCGGCATCAGCTCGGCTGGCTATCACCCCTGCGCGTTTCCAATACTCGCCGACCATTTTCCAAGAGAGGACCGGGCGAAGGCCACCGGGATTCAAGCTATGGGAGGACTGCTTGGTACTGCGGTAGTTCCCGGTCTGGGCGTCTTCATGCTCGCTTTGGTCGGCACGTGGCAGAACTCACTTTCAGTGCTGGCCATTGTGGGCTTCTTACTGGTCATACCGGTGTTCATGATGATCAGAGGCGAAGACAAGTCCTGCTACTGGAAGACCCAAGAAGACGGCGAACGCGATGGTGAACAGGGCTGGACTCGCAACTTCGTTCTCCTTGTGATACTGGCAGGCCTAAGGTCAATCCCCTTCAGATGTACAAGCCTGCTGATGCCGCTCTATCTTGTGGTCAGCTACGGTTATAGTCCACTGTGGGCAGGTTCGCTGACAAGTCTGATGCTCGGTTCTGGTCTCGTGGCCGAAATCCTCTCCAGTCCGGTTTCAGACAGGACTCGAAGAACACCACACATCATCCTGTCCTCAGCGCTGATGACACCCTGCCTGTTGCTGTTGAACATGTCGCTCGAGCCAGTGGTACTTGCGGCTGTGCTGATTGGAGTTGGCTTCTTCTACTACTGGGGTGTCCCGGCAAATGCCGCCTTTGAAACCGAGGTGAGCCCGAAGAATGCAAAGGGCACGGCGTTTGGTCTGTTGTTCTCCTTCGGCGCATTTCCTGGCGCGGTCGCACCGACAGTCTTTGGATACTTGGGTGACGTCTACGGCCTACAGGCTTCAGTCCTGTTCCTCGCATCGACCACTGCTCTTGCGGCAGTTGTGGCCGCACTTCTCAGAGAGGAACGTGGCCCGCTCAAGTAG